TGGTGGACGGCGATTACCCCAAAATCCGGTCCCTGTTCCCCGAAAACACGCCAATTCACGCCACTGTGGAAACCTCGGCGCTGGTGGAAGCCGTACGCCGCGTGTCCCTGGTTGCCGAACGGAACACCCCTGTCCGCCTTGCCTTCACCGATGGGCAGCTCTCCCTGGACGCCGGCACCGGCGAAGACGCCCAGGCATCGGAAGCACTGGAAGCGGCGCTTGTAGGCGACGACATCACGGTTGCCTTCAACCCGCACTACCTAAGCGAAGGCCTGGGCGCGTTCCCGAGCAAGTACGTCCGCTTCTCCTTCACGACGCCGCCGAAGCCGGCCGTGATTTCGGCCCAGGAAGAGCTCAACGGGGATGACCAGGCAGATTACCGCTACCTGCTGATGCCGGTACGCCTGCCAAACCAGTAGGACGCCGCCGCCTGGCCGCCGGACCAGCTGCAGATCGGTCCGGCAGCGGCGGAGGACGAAGCAAAAATTCGTCGTAATAATGCCGATGTAACACAATTTGACAATGGCATGCCGAGCGGTGGCGGCGCCCCTGCCGGTACGGCCGGCGGCGGCTCGACGGACAGGAAAGGACCAGGAACCCATGTACGTTGACCACCTGTCCCTTACCGGTTACCGCAGTTATCCGCAGCTGGACATCCGGCTCGAGCCCGGTGTCACGGTGTTTGTAGGACCCAACGGCACGGGTAAAACCAACATTGTCGAGGCAATCGGCTATCTGGCCACACTGTCTTCACACCGGGTAAGCACTGATGCCCCCTTGGTGAATTTCGACGCCGACCAGGCGCTGATCAGGGCCCGTCTGGTACGCGGTTCCCAGGCCACCGGCGTGGAGCTGGAACTGAACCCCGGCCGCGGCAACCGGGCCCGGATCAACCGTGCCAATCCGGTCCGTGCCCGGGACATCCTGGGCTTATGCCGGACGGTGCTTTTCGCTCCTGAAGACCTGGCGCTGGTCAAGGGTGATCCCGGCAGCCGCCGGCGTTTCCTGGATGAGTTGATTGTTTCCCTGGTACCGCGCCATGCGGCGACCCGGTCCGACTATGACCGCGTGCTGAAGCAGCGGAATGCCCTGCTGAAATCAGCACGGGCCGCCGGCCGCTTCACCTCTGCCCATGAGGCAACACTGGACGTCTGGGACCAGCACATGGCCGTAGCCGGCGCCGAGCTTGTGGCCGCTCGGCTCGAGGCGCTCCAACGCCTGCAGCCTCACCTGCAGGCGGCCTATCGAGACCTCACCGACGGCTCGAAGGCTGCCCGGGCCGTCTATCGGTCGACACTGCAGGGAACCGTCAACGACGACGGCGCCGTGGAAGGTTCGCAGGATCCGGACGAGTTGTATTCCTTGACGGTGCCGGAACTCACCGAGCGGTTCCTGCAGGCATTCGCCGCCAACCGCCGGCGCGAGCTGGACCGCGGGATTTCCCTGGTGGGCCCGCACCGGGACGAACTGGAACTGGTCCTCGGCAAGGCGCCCGCCAAGGGGTACGCCTCCCACGGAGAAACCTGGTCCTTCGCACTGTCCCTTCGCCTGGGGTCCTACTACCTGCTGACCAGCGACGATCCCACCCCCGGTGCCGGGCCGATCCTGATCCTGGACGACGTGTTTGCGGAGCTGGATGTGCAGCGCCGGCAGCGGCTCGCCGGAATTGTCGCTGGAGCCGAGCAGGTGCTGGTGACTGCGGCTGTTGGCGACGACATCCCGGAATCACTGGCAGGGCGGGTCATCAACGTGATCCCGGGAGGCGTCAGTGTGCCCGTCTCCTGATCCCGTTCCTCCCGGCGAGGATCCCGGAGAACGGCCCGACGCCGCCCGGGAGCAGCTCAACCGCATGCGCCAGGCCGCACAGGCCCGCGGAAACCAGCGCACTCCCGCCACCCGGCGCAAGACCGGCCGCAGCCGGCAGACCCCCTTTATCCCTGGAGAGTATGTCGGACGGGACCCGCAGGGCCTGGGCAATGTCTTCACCCGGTTCGTGAATGAACGCGGCTGGAACTCTCCCGTCGCCGTCGGATCGGTGATTTCCCGCTGGGAGGAACTGGTGGGAAGCGAGGTCAGCACCCACTGCAAGCCGGAGTCGTTCCAGGACACCACGGTGCAGGTTCGGTGTGACTCGACGGCCTGGGCCACTCAGCTCCGACTCCTCAGGGCCACCCTGATTGCCCGATTCGACGCTGAACTCGGTTCCGGCGTCGTCACCAAGATCGAGGTCATCGGCCCGGCGGCGCCCAACTGGCGCAAGGGACTGCGAAGCGTCAAAGGGCGGGGACCCCGGGATACCTACGGGTAGGACGACCGCTCGGCAGCCGGGCGTCGGCGCGGCAGCGACCGGAAATCCCGCCCTTACAGGAGCCGGTTAGGGGCCGGAGAACCCCCTTGCTGGTATCCGCCCCTATCCGGGGCGCTCCGATTCGCTTCAAAGCATCATTAGTGGCCTGTCAGAGGGTGTTTTGGACAGGTTTGCCCCCTGCGGCGCGGTAGAATTGAGAGTGGAGATGCCTGTCCGCTGGGGAGGCTTCAATTCTGACGAACACAAGAGGAGTCGACAGCACCTGTGGCTAACGACAATGAGATGGACAACTCAGAGGTAACACCAGAGGACCACGCAGTGCCGGAAAAGGCCACCCCCGTGGAATACGGCGCGAATGAAATCACGGTTCTGGAAGGCCTTGAGGCAGTCCGAAAG
This genomic stretch from Arthrobacter sp. zg-Y1110 harbors:
- the recF gene encoding DNA replication/repair protein RecF (All proteins in this family for which functions are known are DNA-binding proteins that assist the filamentation of RecA onto DNA for the initiation of recombination or recombinational repair.), which codes for MYVDHLSLTGYRSYPQLDIRLEPGVTVFVGPNGTGKTNIVEAIGYLATLSSHRVSTDAPLVNFDADQALIRARLVRGSQATGVELELNPGRGNRARINRANPVRARDILGLCRTVLFAPEDLALVKGDPGSRRRFLDELIVSLVPRHAATRSDYDRVLKQRNALLKSARAAGRFTSAHEATLDVWDQHMAVAGAELVAARLEALQRLQPHLQAAYRDLTDGSKAARAVYRSTLQGTVNDDGAVEGSQDPDELYSLTVPELTERFLQAFAANRRRELDRGISLVGPHRDELELVLGKAPAKGYASHGETWSFALSLRLGSYYLLTSDDPTPGAGPILILDDVFAELDVQRRQRLAGIVAGAEQVLVTAAVGDDIPESLAGRVINVIPGGVSVPVS
- a CDS encoding DUF721 domain-containing protein → MCPSPDPVPPGEDPGERPDAAREQLNRMRQAAQARGNQRTPATRRKTGRSRQTPFIPGEYVGRDPQGLGNVFTRFVNERGWNSPVAVGSVISRWEELVGSEVSTHCKPESFQDTTVQVRCDSTAWATQLRLLRATLIARFDAELGSGVVTKIEVIGPAAPNWRKGLRSVKGRGPRDTYG